A single region of the Mycteria americana isolate JAX WOST 10 ecotype Jacksonville Zoo and Gardens chromosome 10, USCA_MyAme_1.0, whole genome shotgun sequence genome encodes:
- the SERTM2 gene encoding serine-rich and transmembrane domain-containing 2 has translation MTEIYFKFRGNLTGRVHFPTLATEVDTTADKYSSLYVYVGLFLTLLAILLILLFSMLLRLKHVISPITTSPESTENAQQFTDVEMHSRIPTT, from the coding sequence ATGACTGAGATTTATTTCAAATTCCGTGGAAACCTGACTGGCCGCGTCCACTTTCCAACTCTGGCTACAGAAGTAGACACAACAGCAGATAAATATTCCAGCCTCTACGTGTACGTGGGATTGTTCCTAACACTTCTGGCTATCCTTCTCATATTGCTTTTCTCCATGCTCTTGCGCCTGAAGCATGTTATTTCCCCAATCACCACGTCTCCAGAGAGCACTGAAAATGCCCAGCAGTTCACAGATGTGGAAATGCACAGCAGGATTCCTACCACTTAG